Within Sorghum bicolor cultivar BTx623 chromosome 2, Sorghum_bicolor_NCBIv3, whole genome shotgun sequence, the genomic segment GTTTATCCCACTTTGTTGTGAAGATAATGGCGAGAAGTATAGACATTTGGAGAAACGTGCCTGTCAACATGCCTATCCATATTCCCTGCaaagttgaaaaaaaaaacacagatAAATGAACACAAACATTGCTTCAGCTGATCAAACAGAGCTAGCATTGTGGTCAATATATACCGAATAAATAGGTAGTCATATTTATAACTGGATTTTTAGTTTACCATTGCTGAATCTTTTTGGTCTGTTCTGTGAAAAAaattctgaatttttttttgcttcATTTCAGTTCAGCTTTGTTTCTTTCCAGACCTGCTACAACTTGTCAAGTGCTTGCTCCTATATGTTATGTTACATCCTGGTTCTATTCATCTGTACCTATGTTTTGAGATATATATGCATTGGTCTGATCTCACCGTATTGTAATTGCAGCTGCTCCACATGTAATTGGACACCTCGGGAAGGCATTTGAACGTGCTCTTGGCAGCAGCTCTACTTGTTTGTCTCGGTAGGTTTCTATGTCCCTAGTATGTGACTGTTTCAATGgttgtgatattttttattttatattgaaATCTAGTCGATGTCTTGTGTGAAGGTTGACCATGGATAAAACATGGATCGATGATAATGCTAGGTAAAAAACAATTACTTTACAAATATTGAAAGTTATATATACATGTCAAATGGTATTTAACCTAAAACTTTCACATAGGCACACCAAGAGATATTTGCAAGGAgtgaatggtttcttagcttttgCTTTTAGTAATTCTGCAGTAGGCAGCAAGATATTATGCCCTTGTAGAAAGTGTGTGAACTCATTTTGGAAAGAGGCGAGTGAAGTCCGTGAGCACTTGATATGTGATTGGTTTCTAAAAGGATATAGAACATGGAACTTACATGGAGAAGCTAGCTCTTCTATGAATCATGGGAATTGTGATGCTACTGAGGTCTTAGAGGATTCTACTGAGGATGATGAAATATCTGATTTGCTTAGAGACTTAGCTGCTGGTCTAGATGATAGAGGAGATTTTGAAGATGATAGTTCAACTTTGGAGACTTGTCCTGAACTAGTTGCCCTTCAAAAGTTGGTAGCAGAAAATAGCAAAGAGCTATACCCAAATTGCAAGAAATATACACAACTAAGGTTTCTAATTAGATTGCTCCACATCAAACTCCTTGGTGGATGGTCTGATAGATCTATGAACATACTACTAGATCTACTTAATGATGCACTCGAGGGTTCAAATCTACCTAGAAACTTCCATGAAGCTAAGAAATTGGTTAAATCTATTGGAGTTGGTTACAAAAGTATTCATGCTTGTCCAAATGATTGCATTCTCTACTGGAAAGAGAATGTGGATAAAGATCAGTGTCCAAAATGTGAGGTTTCTCGATGGAAATCTAATAGGAAGAGTCTAGATGAGAGACATGTGTATAAGGTTCCTAAAAAGGTTCTCCGCTACTTTCCTATAAAGAAAACACTCCAAAGGTTATTTCTATCCTCTAAAACAGTAAGTCTAACGAGATGGCATGATGAGGACCGAAAAAAGGATGGTCTGCTAAGGCATCCTGCAGATTCACTTCTATGGCAGGATTTTGATGAGAGGTATCCAGAATTTTCTGCAGATAGTCGAAATATCCGTCTAGCATTTGCCACGGATGGGTTTAATCCATTGAGGATGAACAATGTTAGCTATAGTGTTTGGCCTGGTATTTGTATTCCACTCAATTTCCCACCTTCCATGTGCATGAAGCAGTCAAATTTCATCCTTTCTTTGCTCATTCCCGATAAACGTGCCCCAGGTCATGATATGGATGTCTTTTTACAGCCACTTGTTTATGATTTGTTAGATATGTTTGAAAATAGAGTTAGAACCTATGATGCTTCAAAGGGTGAGTTCTTCAAGTTGAGGGCGGCAGTGTTGTGGACTATTTCAGATTTCCCAGGTTTAGGTTATGTGTCTGGGTCTACCACATCTGGTGAAGCAGGATGTCCTGATTGCCACCAATTCACATGTTCACTTAGACTTCGTAATGGTACGAAGACATGCTATATGGATCATCGTAGATTCTTGGATGAAAACCACCCATTTAGATTTGATGCTGATAAATTTGGTGGTAAAACTGAGTTTAGGCCAGCACCTACACCACTATCCGGGGAGCAAATTTTGGACTGCACTAAGGACCTTAGTACAAGTTTTGGCAAGGATCCATCTGGGAAGCAACCACAGTaaagaaaaaaaggaaggaAGGGGAGCCCTTAGTCATTTTCAAAAGGAGATCTATTTGGTTCAAACTTCCATATTGGAAAGATTTGATGCTGCGACATAATTTTGATGTCATGCACATAGATAAAAATGTGAGTGAAAGCTTAATTAACACATTCCTAGGCACCACTGACAAGTCCAAGGACAATTTGAATTCTCGTCTAGACCTTCAAGCTCTAGGTATTAGAGGTGATCTTCACCCTATTGAAGTTGATGACCCACTTTATTTACCACCTGCACCATACACAATGAGTCCTGATGAGAAGAAATTATTTTGTCAAATACTAAAAGGGGTCAAGTTTCCTGATGGTTATGCATCTGATATACGACACAACATCCATGTTAATGAGAAAAAGGTATTTGGACTAAAGAGTCATGAGTGCCACATTATTCTTCAACACTTGCTACCCCTTGCTGTGAGAAAAATATTGCCTGAAATTGTTAGTGCAGGAGTGATTCGTATAAGTAACTGTTTCAAGAAACTTTGCTCACCTGTTATTCAAAGAAGTGATATGGATATTCTAGAGGCCAATATAGCTGAAACCTTGCGCCTTCTTGAGGTTATATTCCCTCCGTCATTTTTCGATATGATGGAACACTTGATGGTACATCTTCCTGCTCAAGCAAGAATAGCTGGTCCTGTCCATTTCCGTAGCATGTGGCCAGTAGAGAGGTAATTTTCATGGTCATATAAATAGTGTTACATAGTTAACAGAATTTATAGCTACTTTTTTATAACATTATCTATTTGCTTTGCCTTTTATTTTTGCATATAGATATCTAATGAGATTAAAGGGTTCTATTCATACAAAAAGTCACCCTGAAGGATCAATTATGGAGTGGTCTATGTTTAATGAGTGCCTTACACTTTGTGCTCGCTATCTACATGGTGCAACTCAAGTTGGCTATCAAGTTCTAACCCATGAAGATTGTAGCACAAcccctttctttcgtactattGGTCGTGGACTGGCTGGAAAGTGCACAATGAGTATAGACCACAAGGCATGGCTGCAAGCCCATAGATATGTTTTGTTCAACTATGACAATATAGGACCATACTTGGAGTAAGGCATCCAAATTATTTTTACATTTCACATGATGAATTACTTAATACATTCTGAACTGATAAAATGGTATATACAACAAGCATTCTCACTACCTATCCTCAATTGGTGTTCGAAGTAAACGGGACATCAaccgcatgcatcatgaatcatttcaTGAGTGGTTTAGGTTGCATGTAAGTAAGAAGAAAACTCAACAAATGTAACTTCAGATGTATTCCATATTTAGATTCATAGAAATTTGTCATAATCACAGGTGGAAGAGATGAGTGAGGAAGCAACAGATGAGATTAAGATATGGGCGAAGGGGCCAATGATGACTGCACAAAAATATAGTAGCTATACCATAAATGGATTGAAGTTCCACACAAAATCCTATGATGAGGGTAGAGCTATTCAAAATAGTGGGGTTGCTGTAGTTGCAGAGTCAGCAAGCTTTGAGAGGGGCAAAAATGATCAGATTATAATAGGAAAGAAAATCTATTATGGTGTTATAAAGGAAATTCTTGAACTGAACTACCATCACAAAGGAAATATGGTGCTTTTCAAGTGTGATTGGGTTGAAAACCGTGTGCAAAATAAATGGGTAAAAACTGATCAATTTGGGACCACAAGTGTCAACTTTAAGCATTTATTCAATACAGGTGAAAAGATTTCAGATGAACCTTTCATTCTAGCTTCGCAAGCACTTCAAGTATACTATGTTCCTGATAAGGTTGATACTGAGTGGGCCGCCGCTGTTCAATCAATACCTAGTGGTTCATATAGTTTGGATAATTTGGAGATTGAACATGCCGATAATGATAATGGTCAAGTTATGCCTTCTGTGAATGATCTTAGTGGCACTGTGTCTGTGGATATTATTAATGGGGTTATCCCTTCTATTAGAACCGACATAGAGGGTATAACAGTTGACAAAAAGAAACCTAAAAATGGGTCTAGAAAGTAAGTATTATTTAAATTGTATTGCTGCTATATTTTCCTAATGCTTTCTTGCGAAAATTAATGATTTATTTGTTTCTTCTTTGTCATTTTTAGGAGGAAAAATGGAAAGCGCTAGAAGAAACAATACTTGTGCCCCTCTCAATGTGTACGAACAGCAGAGGAATGCAAACATTGCAATTGTTGATGCGAAGCTAAAATCTCTTAATATCCCTAGGCTCACAAAAGAGTTGAAGGATCAACCtaagaaaaggaaaaaggttCTGTAAGAACTTTGTTGTTAGTGTTTGCATGTTTCATGACAAGTTAATTATGCCATTGTGTTACTTGCAGAGAACTCACACAGTTGTTACTGAAACTGAAGCCCATAATTTGCGTCCAAGGCCACCAAGAAATTCAGTTGAGAATGCAACTGAGGAGATTGATGAAGATCTGGATTGTGAAACAACTGGGGACTTTTTATGTCCCAATGAAGGTATTAAAGACTATCTTTTGTTATATCTTCTAGCAAAATAATATCTTACCACTCTAGTTGTTTCTTGTTATAGATATTCCACGCAAGAAATTGGAGGGAGGGGTATCACTAGAATGGAAGAAGTATTTGCAAGGACACCTGATATGGCAAAAGTGAAAGTGGATCTTAATGAATTTGATCAGCCTGTAGGGTCACGTGCTAGGGAGCTTGCTAGTGTTATTGGTTGTTTGGTGAGGAAGATATCAGTTCAGTGCTCTGATTGGAGGCTTGTTGATATTAAAAAGAAGGATGCACTTTGGAAAGAAATAAAGGTAATTTATGGTATTATGCATTCAGTTTTCAACTATAATCTTAACTTGGTGTTATCTGCTAGAAAACTGCAGTTGGTGTAAAAAATAAGTGTTCTTTTTGTACAAAACCATGCTGTTTTGAAACTTCAGTGACCTATATTGAAACTATGTATTTTCCCATGGAAAAATCAGGCTAAATATGATATTCATGCTGATGGGAAGCATTGGGTTTTAAAAACTGCTGGATATAAATGGAAGGACTTTAAGGCAACTTTGAAGAAAATGTATTTTGATAAAAAATAACAGATGAGCAACTGAAGAAAATGTATGGTGATAGAGTTAATGACAGTGATTGGGAGTATCTTGTAGCTCATTGGATGTCTCCAGAATTTGAAGTAAGGCTTGTTAAtattaaaatattattatatgcTTGTGGAACTTGTATACACCTATTTGTGCATAATCTAATAATTTCTCACTTAGGTTCGCACGAAAACTGCCAAAGCAAATCGTGCTAAGTTGGCCATACATCATACATCAGGCACCAAGAGCTTTGCTCGTGCTAGACATGAATTGGTATAGTTATCTGCTTTCACTATCTTACATAGTTATTTTCTGTAGATTATTTATACTGAAAGCTAAAAAACCTTGTAGGGTCGTTTGCTACAACGCCCTCCTCGACGAGATGAAGTATATATTAAAACTCATACAAGAAAAAATGGTGTTCCTACAAAGAATGCAGAACCAATCATTGTAAGTTTCCATACATTTTTGCTGGACTGTGTTAGTAACATTGGTGTGTAAACATTGGTCTCTCATTCATGTAGAACAAACTTAAAGAAATTGTTGAAGCCTGCCCGGAGTTGAAGGAAAGAACAATTGAACAGGGCGATGCACTTGCTGCTGCTTGTGGTGCAAAGGAGCCAAGAGGGCGTGTACGAGCTTTGGGTCTAGGACCAACTCCTCAAGATATCGGCGTAGCAGGATTGAAGTGTTACCAATCTACAAGATTTCAAATGGAAGTTTTGGCCCGTAAAGAAGCTGAACAACGCATAGCTGAACTAGAAGAGCAAATGAAAAGGCAAGAGGAAAGGCATGCAGAGGAAAGGCAAAATTTTATGGAAGTCATGTCACATAATGGTTCTAATTCACGCCAACATGTGGTATATACTATGACAATACATCAGCCAGTTATTTTGGTCTCTTAATACCCTATGCAAATTTGTCACATTATTGCTCCATTTGTTTGTAGAGCCCAAGGTCTATAGAAAATATTGATGCACATCATCATGATGCTCATTTTGAAGAAGATGCAGATTGCGGAGATAATGAAGATCATGAAGAATGTCCCGAGGAAGATGGATACTTGTTTGTACGGAGGCATCTTGCAGCCCAAGTTATGCACTTTCATCAACATAGCCCCACTAGTGCAGCCAATACAGTACAGACCCATGCAACCTCACCCCATCAATGCACCCCCAATGATACAACCCTTGTTACGCAGCGCCATGCATTCTTCTCTGGTAAACGCTTCGCCAACAATGCAGCCCCTACGGTCCAGCACGGTGCAACACATGAAGATCAGCCCCATGCAACCTCATCCCGTCATTGTATCCCCGACAATGTTCTTCCTGCAGTCCAGCCCGATGCAACCCATGAAGTGCAACCCGATGCAGCAAAACAAGCAAAACACGTGCAACCCCATGTTGGAATGAATGTGATATTATATGAAGTGGTGAGATCCAATGCACGTGTGGCTCTCGGAACAATTGTTTCAACAAATCCTAAAACCATTATTGGAGGTGTAGCACTTGGAAAGCAATATTGTGAAGTTATTGTTAATCATGTGCTGAAAAGGGATGCAGCTCTGCCTCGCACTTATCCTGGTGTCGAAAAGATGGCTGATGCTCATAAGTTGTCGATTGCATGGCCATACAACAGAGTATAAACTACCCTTGTCATTGTTTCTTGTTTTCTCATATATGACAAATGGTTAAACTTACAATTACTAATATTTGTGATAAATGAAGGTTAAGCAGCAGGCATCAAAATTGCCTCAAGCTATTTCAGGTATGTTATTCTTAGTTCAGATTCTCCTCTTGTGGCAGTTGAAATGTT encodes:
- the LOC8054464 gene encoding uncharacterized protein LOC8054464 isoform X2, with protein sequence MYGDRVNDSDWEYLVAHWMSPEFEVRTKTAKANRAKLAIHHTSGTKSFARARHELGRLLQRPPRRDEVYIKTHTRKNGVPTKNAEPIINKLKEIVEACPELKERTIEQGDALAAACGAKEPRGRVRALGLGPTPQDIGVAGLKCYQSTRFQMEVLARKEAEQRIAELEEQMKRQEERHAEERQNFMEVMSHNGSNSRQHVSPRSIENIDAHHHDAHFEEDADCGDNEDHEECPEEDGYLFVRRHLAAQVMHFHQHSPTSAANTVQTHATSPHQCTPNDTTLVTQRHAFFSGKRFANNAAPTVQHGATHEDQPHATSSRHCIPDNVLPAVQPDATHEVQPDAAKQAKHVQPHVGMNVILYEVVRSNARVALGTIVSTNPKTIIGGVALGKQYCEVIVNHVLKRDAALPRTYPGVEKMADAHKLSIAWPYNRVKQQASKLPQAISEGREKS
- the LOC8054464 gene encoding uncharacterized protein LOC8054464 isoform X1 produces the protein MEEVFARTPDMAKVKVDLNEFDQPVGSRARELASVIGCLVRKISVQCSDWRLVDIKKKDALWKEIKVRTKTAKANRAKLAIHHTSGTKSFARARHELGRLLQRPPRRDEVYIKTHTRKNGVPTKNAEPIINKLKEIVEACPELKERTIEQGDALAAACGAKEPRGRVRALGLGPTPQDIGVAGLKCYQSTRFQMEVLARKEAEQRIAELEEQMKRQEERHAEERQNFMEVMSHNGSNSRQHVSPRSIENIDAHHHDAHFEEDADCGDNEDHEECPEEDGYLFVRRHLAAQVMHFHQHSPTSAANTVQTHATSPHQCTPNDTTLVTQRHAFFSGKRFANNAAPTVQHGATHEDQPHATSSRHCIPDNVLPAVQPDATHEVQPDAAKQAKHVQPHVGMNVILYEVVRSNARVALGTIVSTNPKTIIGGVALGKQYCEVIVNHVLKRDAALPRTYPGVEKMADAHKLSIAWPYNRVKQQASKLPQAISEGREKS